The genome window GGTAGAAGATCGGCTGCTCCGGCAGCCGGGGCGGCCATGCTCGCCAGCCCGACTCCCGCACCAGTGCCAACTCCTCGGGGCCGGTGGGCCGCCAGAGTGTCGTCGACTCGCGCTGCTGCCCGGACATGGTGGAACCGCCTCTCCCGTACTCGTGATGCGTGGACGGTAACGGGGGCCGACCGTCGCCGACCAGCGGTTTTCCGCGGCCGCCCGTCATCCTCCGCTCAGCCGCCCGCGAGCAGGTCGCGCAGCAGTGCCACTGTGTCCGGGTCGAGGTTGCGGCCGGTGCGGCGGCTGAGGGCGTCCAGGCGGTTGACGGCCTTGAGCAGTTGGTCGCGGGCGCCGGCCGAGGCGTAGGCGTAGAACAGGTCGCGGTGCAGGAGTTCGACGTCGGGGGCGACCGCGAGGCCGCGGAAGACGGCGGCCTCGGCGCTGCGGTGGTCGCCGTACTGGAGGCGGCGGGCGGCGAGTTCGTGGGCGGTGTCGACGATCGCGGCGAGCATGTCCTGGTGCACCGCCTCGGCCCAGCCGTAGGCGGTGGGCGGCGTCTCGGCGAACGGGGCGCCGCGGACCAGGGCGAGGGCGTGTGCGAGTGCCGCGTCGGCGGTGGCGCTGGTGCTGCGCATGCCGCGCCGGTAGAGGCTGCGGAACTCGTCCCAGTCGCAGGTGACGGTGGGTGCGAGGGCGTAGCTGTCCAGCTCGTCCTGGCGCAGGAAGGCGCGCCCGTCCGGCTCGCCGCCCAGCCAGCTCGCGAGGTCGGCCAGCACGCCGGGGCCGGCCTGGTCCGGGCGGGCGTGGTCGCCCGGGTGCAGCGCCCGCTCCACGGCGGCCGGGTCGGCGCCCGGGTACAGGGCCAGGAAGGCGGCCGCCTCGGTGAGGGCCGGCAGCGCCGCCGGCTCGGCCGGCCCGCTCGCGCCCAGCACGTCGACCGGCCCGAGCAGCCGGATCCGCGGGGTGGTGCGGATGGCGTGCGCCTGCGGGGAGCGGAGGATGGCGAGCAGGTCCTCGGCGTCGGTGCGGCCGCTCAGCGCGACGCCGCCGGGCGGGGTGGCCGCGACCGGCTCCGGGCGGGTGGGGGCCTCCTCCGGCCCCCAGGCTGGGGCCGGGGTGCGCGGGTCGGGGACGACGGTGGCGGCGGGCGCGGTCTCGTGGGTGGGCGCGGGCTCGGAGTCGGGCTCGGAGTCGGGCTCGGGCTCGGGTTCAGAGTCGGCGTCGGTCTCGAACTGCGGCTCGGGCTCGGGTTCAGCGTCGGGTTCAGGCTCGGAGTCGAGCTCGGAGTCGGCTTCGGGTTCGGCTTCGGGTGCGGCGTCCGGCGGCGGGAACAGGTCCCCGAACGCCGTCGGCGCCACCGGCGTCGCCGGCTCCTCGGTGAGCGGCTCCTCGGCGGCCGGCTCGACGGTCGCGTGCCGCCCCTGACCGTTGGCGATGTGACGTGCCGTCAAGGCCGGCAGCTCCGGCAGCGGCGGCAGCGCGACCGCCATCGAGGGCGCGTCGGCCATGCCCGCCCCCGCCGGGTTCACCGACGCGAACGGGCTGGTCCCGGTGCCGATCAGACGGGCGATCAGCTTCGGCCCGGACTCCGGCGGCCCGTCCGGCAGCGAACCGCCGACGAACGGCGCGGTGCCGCTCGCCACGCCCGCCAGCACCGGGACCGGCACCGGGAGGTCGGCGGGCTCGATCTCCTCGCCGTCGTAGGTCCAGGCGGGTGCCGGCTCCTGGGTCTCGGAGGCGGCCGTGGCGAGCAGCTCGCTCCAGTGCGCGAACTGGTCCTCGGTCAGCCGTTGCAGCTGCACGGCCAGGTGCAGGCCGGGCAGCACGGCGGCGCCGGTGCTGGGCAGGGTCCAGCGGGCCACCGGGCCGGTGCCGCGCTCGGGGGCGCGGGAGAGCACGGCCAGGCAGGTGCGCGGCCGGCCGTCCAGCAGCCGGCCCAGCTCGGCCGGCACGTCGCCGATCGGCGCCTGGGCGGAGAGCACGATGTCCGGCACCCAGGCCTCGTCGGCCTGGCCCCGGCTGCGGGCGTCGCGCGGGTGGGCGGCGCCGGCCGCCAGCAGCGCGGTGCGGGCCCGGTCGGTGCGCGGGCCGAGGGCGGAGAGCGCGGCCTCCAGGGTCGGGTAGCGGTGCACCCGGTCGGCCACCGTCTCGGAGACCGGCAGTTCCTCGGGGAAGCCGATCAGGTGCAGGTTGAGCCGGTCGGCCAGCGGGCTGTGGGCGAGCTCCAGCGCGACGGTGCGCAGCACGGCGCGGGCGTCCTCGGGGTGGCCGGAGAGGTGCATCAGCCGCACCGTCTCCAGGTCGGCCAGCACGGCGGCGCCGTCGGGCGCGGTGCCCAGGGTGACCAGGGCGGGGTAGGGCGCCGGGACCCTGGCGGCCTGCTGGGCGGTCAGCAGGTCCGTGGCGTCGCCGGCGCACCACCAGACGTTGGCGGCGTGCGCGGCGCGGAACGGGGCGATCGGTACGGCGGGCGCGGCCAGGTGCAGTTCGACGGTGCCGCCGCCGGTCACCCGCACGGCGGCCAGCGGGGGCAGCCGCTTGCCGGTCCGGCTGACGTTGCGGGCGAGGGTGCGCAGCGAGCGGTTGAGCAGGTCGAGGCCGGTGCTGCCCTGACGGGACTTCAGCTCGGCCTCGAACTCGGCGGCCTCGGGGCTGGGCATCGGGATCCGGTGCCGGGGGCGGCGCAGGCGCTGCTGGTGGCCGCGGCGGTGCGCGACGGCGCCGATCAGCGCGGCGGCGAGCAGCACGCCGATGCCGGAGACGGCGAGCGCGCCGGTGTAGTCGCTCTTCGGGTCCTCGGTGTGCGGGGCGGGCTGGGAGCGGCCGGTGCCGTGGCCCGCCGAGGCGGGCTTCCCGCTGGGGTGCGGTGCCGCATCGGCGCCGGGCGAGGGGTGGGCGGTGGGGTGCGCGGCGGGCGCGGAGGGGTGGGCGGAGGGCGCGGGCGTGCCCTGGGCGGGCGCCTGCTGCGCGGGCGCCGACTGCGCGGGCTGCGGCTGGGAAGGCTGTGGTTGGGCGGGCTGCGGCTGGGCGGGCTGCTGGCCCGTCTGGGTCTGGGTCGGCGCCGCCGGGGCGGCGGGTGCGGCGGCCCCGGGGACGGTCAGCACCATGCCGGGCGCCAGCATGTCCGGGTCGGTCAGCCGCTCGCCGTCGGGTGCCTGGACCCCCTTGTTGGCGTCGAAGAGCTGCGGCCAGTCCTGCGAACTGCCCAGCTCCCGCTGGGCGATGGCGGAGAGCGTGTCGCCCTCGCGCACGGTCACCTGGCCGCCGCCCGCCGCCGGGGCGGGCGCGGGCGCGGACTGCGGGCCGTTCGCCGGTGCGCCGTCCGGCTTCGCGTCGGCCGGCATCAGCAGCTGCCAGCCGGGCTGGATCGGCCGGTCGGCGTCGAAGGTGGTGCCCGAACCGTCCATCACCCGGCCCGCGTTGAGCTTGGCGATCTCCTGCCAGCGGTCACCGGAGCCGAGTTGGTGCTCGGCGATGGACCAGAGGCTGTCGGCCGGCCGGCTGTCCTTGACGGTGTAGCTGGGGCCCTGGACGGCGCCGGGGTCGGCGGCCTGGAGCGCGGGGGTGGCGGGGGCGCCGGCCAGCGCCGCGTACTGCGGGGCGGCGGCGAGCTGCGGCATGACGGCACTGACCGAGTGCGCCGGGCCGGCCGTGGCGGCGAACGCCCCGCCGGCCACCGGGAGCAGCGCGATCACCGCGCCGACCAGGCCGCCGGCCAGCCGCTGGCTCCAGCCGAAGGCGGGGATCCGGCGGACCACCCGGCCGCGCAGCTGGGCCGGGACCTCCAGCAGCACCGAGCAGGCGAAGCAGGCCCAGGCGCCCCAGCCGATCACCACCAGCGCCCAGAGGAAGAGCCGGCCGTCGTCGGGCGAGGTGAGCACCTCGCCGATGCTGCGGTGGCCGACCCCGCCCATCGAGGCGACCGCCTGGGTGCCGTAGAGCAGTGCGGCGGGCACGCCCACCAGCAGCAGCGCGAGCACCAGCAGTGCGCCGAGCGCGGCCGGCAGCGCGCGCAGCGGCCCGCGCCGGCGGCCCGGCGGGCGCGCCGGGCCGGTCGGCGCGGAGCGCCGGCTCCCGCTCGAACCCCCGTGCCGGGTCTCTGCCTTGGGGCGCGTGGTGGCCATCCCTAGCCCTCCTTGGTGCCGTTGACCACCAGGGTCGCGGTTCCGGTTCCTTCGATCTTCAGGCTGGACTCGCCGAACAGTCCGAGCAGTGCGGTCCGGTAGACCGGGTGGATCACCACGGTGATGCTGGTGGCGTTCGCGTCCATCTTGGTGCCCGGGGGTGGTTCGGCCACCACGCCCTGGTAGCCGGGCAGTTTCTGCAGGTAGGCGGTGGCGGCGGCGTAGCCCTGCTGGAGGTTGATCTGGTAGCCACCGCCGCCGAACAGGGTCGTCTGGTCGATCTGCTGGCCGCCCACCCGGGCGGCCTCCTGGGCCGTCGCGTCGGCGTCGGCCAGCGCCCGCAGTTCGCCGCCGCAGTCCACCACGATGCCGAGGAAGAGCAGCATCATGGCCGAACCGAGTGCCACGAAGATCGAGATGGTGCCGCGGTCGCGGTCACCTCGACGGACCGTCACGTTCCCCTCCCCGGAGCTTGCGGCCTGAACTGGCCCGACCCGACGCCGTGTCACGTCGAGCGGTACTGGTCGATCACGGAGCGGAAGGTCCCCTGCATCGTCAACCCGCCCGGTACCCACACCGGTGACAGATCATTCACCGGAACCGTGCATATGACATCCACCCGGACGTCGGACAGCGGTGGCTGGGTGGAGAGTTGTTCGATCGTCACGGTGGGGGGCGGCATCCCCTGGCAGTCCACCCGGTTCTGGCCGAGCACCTGCTTGACCGCGTCCGCGGCGGCGCTCGCCTCGTCGCCGCGCTTGGCCAGCGAGGCGGCCCGGGCGCCGGCCCGGGCCGCCTCCTGCACCGTGCCGGCGGTCTGCTCGGCCCGTCCGGCGGCGACCATCAGGACGAGCAGGCCGATCACCACCGGGACCACCAGGGCGGCCTCGATGGCCAGGCTGCCCCGGTCGCGAGCGGCCGGCTGACTGACGGTCACGGGTTGTACCTCTCCAACGGGGCCTGCGCGGTTTCGGAGAAGGTGAGTTCACCCGGCAGGACGAAGAGCGGGTGCACCGTCACGGTGACGGTGACGGTGGTGTCGCCCTTCTGCCGGTCCGGCACCCGGACCTCCGGCCGGACCAGGGCCGCGAACGGCGCCAGGAAGGCCTCGGCCCGGGACTTGCCGGGCGTGTTGTCGGTGGTGCCGTAGACCCGGGCGGCGTCGGCCCCCACCCGGGCCGCGGTCAGGGCCACGTTGTCCGAGTACCAGATCAACGCGGCCTGGACCACCAGCAGCACCAGGACGATGACCATCGGGAAGACCATCGCGAAGCTGATGCTCAGCACTCCGCGGTCACCTCCCCGGCGCCACCAGCGGGCCTGACGTGCAGTCAGGTCACGGTGATGGTGGGCAGAGTGGTCGGGATCTTGTCCTTGGCGCTCTGCCCGAGGTTCATCACCAGGGTGACCACCGCGCCGGCGATCGCCACCACGACCACCACGATCAGGGCCATCTCGATGCTCAGGGCGCCGCGGTCGCCGATCGCGCGGGCCCGCTTGGCCCGGGACACGTGCACCCGCAGCAGCGCCGTCCCCAGCTGCACCGGCAGCAGCAGTGGGACCAGCAGCAGGGCGAGCAGGGAGCGCAGGTTCTTCATGGTCGGATCTCCTCGGGGGGAGGTGGTGCGGGGGGCGGTCGGACGGGAGAGGGTCGAACGGGAGGGCGGAACCGTGCTGCGGCGAACGGGACTTCGCCGGTCGGGGGTCCGGCGGGCCGGACGGGCAGTCAGAAGACATGGAGCATCTGGTAGAGCGCGGGATAGACGATCAGGATGGTCATCAGCAGGGTGAGCGCCGCGCCGGGCGCCACCATCTGCTCGCTGGTCGCGCCGGCCCTGGCCAGGTCGTCGGCGAGCAGCTCGTCCCGCAGGCCCTTGGCGCGGGCCCGCAGGGTGTCGTAGACGGCGGCGCCGTCGGCCCCGGAGAGCCGCATGATGTCGGCCACGTCCTGGAGTTGGGTCAGGCCGAGCTCGCCGGAGAGCGCCTCCAGGCCCTCCCAGGGCGGCATCCGGTCGGTGGCGGCCCGCTCCAGGGCGTCCTGGATCCGCCGGAAGACGGCGCCCCGGCCGACGGCGGCGGCCCGGCGCATCGCCTCGGCCGGACCGTGGTCGGCGGCCCGCTCCAGTGCGACGAGTTCGAGGTAGGCGGAGATCGCGTGCAGGTACTCCGTCCGGGCCTCCTTGGCCTCGCCCTGCACGATGCCGTCCGGCAGCAGCCAGCCCAGCACGGCCAGGCCCAGGCTGACCACCACCGGCAGGGCCACCGGCGGCGGGTAGCCCAGGGCGACGAGCATCGCGGTCAGGTAGGCCGGGAGCATCAGGCCGATCAGCCCGAAGAGCAGCTTGTGCGCCATGAACCGGGCCGGGGTGCGGCCGATCAGGGCCAGCGACTGGACCGGCAGCCGGACGCCGAGCACGCCGAGCGCCCGACCGCCGAGCCGGTCGTACCACTTCTCGTCCACCGGCTCGGCGTTCGCCCGGACGGGCTCCGCGGGCCGGTGCAGGCGGTCCAGGGTCTGGCCCAGGTCCGGTGGCGCGGGCCGGAGTTCGGCGATCAGCAGGGCCAGGCCGGCGGCCGCCACGCAGCCGGCCAGGATCGCCCAGGGCGAGATCATCGGACCTCCCCAACCGGCTCGGCCGCGGCCTGCGGCCCAGCCTCGGCGACCTGCGGCCGGCCGACCTGGCTGCGCCGGTCCGCCTCCAGCAGCCGCGGCAGCGGCTTGAACGCGGCCATCGAGCGCATCCAGGCGATCACCCCGACGAAGAGCAACGCCAGGACGAACAGCACCAGTTGGCCCTGGGTCGTGCTGTAGGGCGCGGTGTAGCGGGAGTTGAACGAGCCGACCACGATGACGAACAGGATGATGCAGACCAGCCAGCGGATGGTGGTGCGGTGCTTGGACCGGTCCGCCTCGATCGCCCGGCGCTGGCGCACCTCGTCGCGCAGCGAGTCGGCCAGGTCGGCCAGCGCCCGGGACAGGCCGGGCCCGCTGTCGCCGGAGCGCAGCACCAGCGCGGCCAGCACCTTGTCGGCGGTGGCGTCGGCGAGGGCGTCGGCGAAGGCGCGCAGCGCGTCCTCGGCCCGCCAGCGGGACTGCAGCCTGGCCGCCAGGTCGTCGATCTCGCCCTGCAGCGCGGCCGGCGCGGTGCGGCGGCTGGTGATCAGTGCCTGCTGGAGGCCGGTGCCGAGCAGCAGCACGTCGGAGAGCCGCTGGGTCCACTCGGCCAGGCCCTCCAGTCGCCGGATGTGGCGCTGGTCGATCCGGGTCGCGCCGAACAGCCAGGGCAGGCCGAAGACCAGCGCCGGGACCAGCAGCGCGGTCAGCGGGATCCCGCTGAACAGCCAGGCCAGCGGGGCGGCGATCAGCGAGAGCGCGCCCTGGATCCGGCGGCGGCGCAGCATGCCGGGGTCGGGCGTGCCGGTCGAGCCGTACCAGAGCAGCCGCAGCCGCAGCGCGAGCCGGCCCGGCTCGGCGTGCTCGGGTGCGGTGGAGCCGCGCAGTCCGGCCGCCAGCGCGACCAGGCCGCCCGCGACCAGCAGTCCGCACAGGGCGAAGAGCAGCATCACCGTTCCTCGGGGGCGAGTTGATGGTCCGTCAGGTGGTGGTTCACCGCTGGCCGCCGATCCGCAGCGCCAGCGGCGCGCTCCAACTCCCGTACGCGGACTGGAGCAGCCCCGCGTCGAAGCCGGCCCGGCGCAGGTCGTCCAGGCAGTTGGGCGGGGTGTGCGGCACGGCGCGCGGCTCGCCCAGGTCGGGGCGCGGGCCGAAGACGGTGTTCAGCGCGGGGCGGCCGTTCTCGCCGAGCCCGGTCACCTCCATGACGTGCGAGACGAACCGGTGCCGGCGGCCGCCGACCGCCGTCTCGTCCACCATCGACACGTGCACGATCAGGTCGAGCGCGTTGGCGGCGAGCCGGTAGGCAAGCGTGTCTGTCATATGCGAGCCGTATTCGAGGCACAGTTCGGCGATGCGGTCCACCACCATCTGCGGGCCGCGGGCGTGCAGCGTGCACATCGAGCCGCCCTCGCCGTTGGTCATCACCCGCAGCATCGGGACCACCTCGCCGGAGCGGACCTCGCCGACGATGATCCGGGAGAGCGTCATCCGCAGCGCGGCCGGGATCAGGTCGCCGATGGTCAGCTCGCCGGCCGCCCGGCCGTCCACCCGCTCGCCGTTGCCCTCGCGGGCCTCCATCGGGACCACCTGGCGCAGGTGGCCCAGGGTGTGCAGCCAGAGCTCGAACTCCGACTCCAGGGTGCCGATCCGCTCGTCCGGCGGGATCTCGGCGGCCATCGCGCGCAGCAGGCTGGTCTTGCCGACGCCCTGGGTGCCGGTGATCATCACGTTCTTCCGGGCCCGGATCGCGGCGGCCAGGAAGGCGGCCAGGGTGGCGTCCACG of Kitasatospora viridis contains these proteins:
- a CDS encoding LysM peptidoglycan-binding domain-containing protein, whose amino-acid sequence is MATTRPKAETRHGGSSGSRRSAPTGPARPPGRRRGPLRALPAALGALLVLALLLVGVPAALLYGTQAVASMGGVGHRSIGEVLTSPDDGRLFLWALVVIGWGAWACFACSVLLEVPAQLRGRVVRRIPAFGWSQRLAGGLVGAVIALLPVAGGAFAATAGPAHSVSAVMPQLAAAPQYAALAGAPATPALQAADPGAVQGPSYTVKDSRPADSLWSIAEHQLGSGDRWQEIAKLNAGRVMDGSGTTFDADRPIQPGWQLLMPADAKPDGAPANGPQSAPAPAPAAGGGQVTVREGDTLSAIAQRELGSSQDWPQLFDANKGVQAPDGERLTDPDMLAPGMVLTVPGAAAPAAPAAPTQTQTGQQPAQPQPAQPQPSQPQPAQSAPAQQAPAQGTPAPSAHPSAPAAHPTAHPSPGADAAPHPSGKPASAGHGTGRSQPAPHTEDPKSDYTGALAVSGIGVLLAAALIGAVAHRRGHQQRLRRPRHRIPMPSPEAAEFEAELKSRQGSTGLDLLNRSLRTLARNVSRTGKRLPPLAAVRVTGGGTVELHLAAPAVPIAPFRAAHAANVWWCAGDATDLLTAQQAARVPAPYPALVTLGTAPDGAAVLADLETVRLMHLSGHPEDARAVLRTVALELAHSPLADRLNLHLIGFPEELPVSETVADRVHRYPTLEAALSALGPRTDRARTALLAAGAAHPRDARSRGQADEAWVPDIVLSAQAPIGDVPAELGRLLDGRPRTCLAVLSRAPERGTGPVARWTLPSTGAAVLPGLHLAVQLQRLTEDQFAHWSELLATAASETQEPAPAWTYDGEEIEPADLPVPVPVLAGVASGTAPFVGGSLPDGPPESGPKLIARLIGTGTSPFASVNPAGAGMADAPSMAVALPPLPELPALTARHIANGQGRHATVEPAAEEPLTEEPATPVAPTAFGDLFPPPDAAPEAEPEADSELDSEPEPDAEPEPEPQFETDADSEPEPEPDSEPDSEPAPTHETAPAATVVPDPRTPAPAWGPEEAPTRPEPVAATPPGGVALSGRTDAEDLLAILRSPQAHAIRTTPRIRLLGPVDVLGASGPAEPAALPALTEAAAFLALYPGADPAAVERALHPGDHARPDQAGPGVLADLASWLGGEPDGRAFLRQDELDSYALAPTVTCDWDEFRSLYRRGMRSTSATADAALAHALALVRGAPFAETPPTAYGWAEAVHQDMLAAIVDTAHELAARRLQYGDHRSAEAAVFRGLAVAPDVELLHRDLFYAYASAGARDQLLKAVNRLDALSRRTGRNLDPDTVALLRDLLAGG
- a CDS encoding type II secretion system F family protein — translated: MISPWAILAGCVAAAGLALLIAELRPAPPDLGQTLDRLHRPAEPVRANAEPVDEKWYDRLGGRALGVLGVRLPVQSLALIGRTPARFMAHKLLFGLIGLMLPAYLTAMLVALGYPPPVALPVVVSLGLAVLGWLLPDGIVQGEAKEARTEYLHAISAYLELVALERAADHGPAEAMRRAAAVGRGAVFRRIQDALERAATDRMPPWEGLEALSGELGLTQLQDVADIMRLSGADGAAVYDTLRARAKGLRDELLADDLARAGATSEQMVAPGAALTLLMTILIVYPALYQMLHVF
- a CDS encoding type II secretion system F family protein, producing MLLFALCGLLVAGGLVALAAGLRGSTAPEHAEPGRLALRLRLLWYGSTGTPDPGMLRRRRIQGALSLIAAPLAWLFSGIPLTALLVPALVFGLPWLFGATRIDQRHIRRLEGLAEWTQRLSDVLLLGTGLQQALITSRRTAPAALQGEIDDLAARLQSRWRAEDALRAFADALADATADKVLAALVLRSGDSGPGLSRALADLADSLRDEVRQRRAIEADRSKHRTTIRWLVCIILFVIVVGSFNSRYTAPYSTTQGQLVLFVLALLFVGVIAWMRSMAAFKPLPRLLEADRRSQVGRPQVAEAGPQAAAEPVGEVR
- a CDS encoding TadE/TadG family type IV pilus assembly protein, encoding MLSISFAMVFPMVIVLVLLVVQAALIWYSDNVALTAARVGADAARVYGTTDNTPGKSRAEAFLAPFAALVRPEVRVPDRQKGDTTVTVTVTVHPLFVLPGELTFSETAQAPLERYNP
- a CDS encoding TadE/TadG family type IV pilus assembly protein; translation: MTVSQPAARDRGSLAIEAALVVPVVIGLLVLMVAAGRAEQTAGTVQEAARAGARAASLAKRGDEASAAADAVKQVLGQNRVDCQGMPPPTVTIEQLSTQPPLSDVRVDVICTVPVNDLSPVWVPGGLTMQGTFRSVIDQYRST